In Bos mutus isolate GX-2022 chromosome 10, NWIPB_WYAK_1.1, whole genome shotgun sequence, a single window of DNA contains:
- the MLH3 gene encoding DNA mismatch repair protein Mlh3 isoform X5: MGSQSQAIISSQKREPLPGILTSFLPAMIKCLSAEVQARLRSGLAVCSLGQCVEELALNSIDAEAKCVAVRVNMETFQVQVIDNGFGMGSDDVDKVGNRYFTSKCNSIQDLENPRFYGFRGEALASIADMASAVEISSKKNKSMKTFVKLFQNGKALKACEADLTRPSAGTTVTVYNLFYQLPVRRKCMDPRLEFEKVRQRIEALSLMHPSISFSLRNDISGSMVLQLPKTKDICSRFCQIYGLGKSQKLREINFKYKEFELTGFISSEAHYNKNMQFLFVNKRLVLRTKLHKLIDFLLRKESIICKPKSGSASRQVNSNPRPRSNPELHGIYVINVQCQFCEYDVCLEPAKTLIEFQNWDTLLICIQEGVKTFLKKEKLFVELSSEDIKEFSEDNDFSLFSASLQKQVSSDEKCGQVSFQEACNNILDSYEMFNLQSKAVKRKAPVENISTQNSRDSEAIRKKTNDSFLYTYKSDGPAHCKMAESSLQNEDSACSQSRNLEQETAGASELGENKKHKKSCLEHNSSENPCGTTSEMFGSPFQTLYHFEGSGEDLEIQKVSTTVNSMAANILENNRIQNQPERFKDATEMDCQPLSFETALSGEPSAQREEEKRKKPSTCGRINVFRYGQVKLCSTGFITHVVQNEQTKSTETEHLFKSYAQPGPVSAKETFRNRTHHSVETPNSKDLTSTLSKEFAELPNKSLYSTNRSYELENKHTAACKNFAIFQESGKKSHTGGLLPNTSSFSWGGHVSDGSKKTDKLIGPAEPIPHKKLSLSSQLGSLEKFKRQYGKVKNPLNTEVEENNTLEITTNLSPQVEADIPWKDKNHLDNSDICEITTMKYNDSYSSCQPVNHMFSSEKLPFSKEDDCLEQQMLCLTESTVTLQELPHFNSKFLDVEKSPESLASKLSRLKGSERETQRMDVNHFNELLQLDSSRKDGDLSSGLTLDSCKLFKNEHKNPESDNIPMSDSVTQGNLFSKDSETYSNNNTTEKIPENPLVLPYDHATVISKDSDILIASKQQIGSPDSLSRMLMSRVEDSTADQNGTCFQSEESIARTCSENEESNICSLDWQQHFDVTLGRMVYINKLTGLSTFTAPTEDVQAACTKDLTTMAVDVLLENGSQYRCHPFRSDLVLPFLPRAREERTVMRQNNRATGDDAFGPESLQSLFSEWDNPVFARYPEVAVDVSSGQAESLAVKIHNILYPYRFTKEMIHSMQVLQQVDNKFIACLMSTKTEENGEAGGNLLVLVDQHAAHERIRLEQLIIDSYEKQQPQGFGRKKLLSSIVSPPLEITVTEEQRRLLRCYHKNLEDLGLEIVFPDTSDSLVLIGKVPLCFVEREASELRRGRSTVTKGIVEEFIREQVELLQTTGGIQGTLPLTVQKVLASQACHGAIKFNDGLSLEESCRLIEALSWCQLPFQCAHGRPSMLPLANIDHLEQEKQTKPNLAKLRRMAQAWHLFGKEKDVM; encoded by the exons atggggtcgcagagtcag GCAATTATTTCCAGTCAGAAAAGGGAACCACTGCCTGGCATTCTTACCAGCTTTCTACCTGCCATGATCAAATGCTTGTCAGCTGAAGTACAAGCTAGATTGCGTTCTGGTTTGGCTGTATGCTCCTTAGGCCAATGTGTTGAGGAGCTTGCCCTGAACAGTATTGATGCTGAAGCAAAATGTGTGGCTGTCAGGGTGAACATGGAAACCTTTCAAGTTCAAGTGATAGACAATGGATTTGGGATGGGGAGTGATGATGTAGACAAGGTGGGAAATCGTTATTTCACCAGTAAATGCAACTCCATACAGGACTTGGAGAACCCAAGGTTTTATGGTTTCCGGGGGGAGGCGTTGGCCAGTATAGCTGATATGGCCAGTGCTGTGGAAATTTCATCCAAGAAAAACAAGTCGATGAAAACATTTGTGAAACTGTTTCAGAATGGGAAAGCCCTGAAAGCTTGTGAAGCTGACTTAACTCGACCAAGTGCCGGGACGACAGTCACTGTATATAATCTGTTTTATCAGTTACCTGTTAGGAGGAAATGCATGGATCCTAGACTGGAGTTTGAGAAGGTTAGGCAGAGGATAGAAGCTCTGTCACTCATGCAcccttccatttctttctctttgagaaATGATATTTCTGGTTCCATGGTTCTTCAACTCCCTAAAACCAAAGACATATGTTCCCGATTTTGTCAAATTTATGGACTGGGTAAGTCCCAAAAgttaagagaaataaattttaaatataaggaGTTTGAGCTTACTGGCTTTATCAGCTCCGAAGCACATTATAATAAGAATATGCAGTTTTTGTTTGTGAACAAGAGGTTAGTTTTAAGGACAAAGTTGCATAAACTCATTGACTTTTTATTAAGGAAAGAAAGTATTATATGCAAACCAAAGAGTGGTTCTGCCAGTAGGCAAGTGAATTCAAATCCTCGGCCTCGGTCTAATCCGGAACTCCATGGTATCTATGTAATCAATGTGCAGTGCCAGTTCTGTGAGTATGACGTATGCCTGGAGCCAGCAAAAACCCTGATCGAGTTTCAGAACTGGGATActcttttgatttgcattcagGAAGGAGTAAAAacgtttttaaagaaagaaaaattatttgtggAATTATCAAGTGAAGACATTAAGGAATTTAGTGAAGATAATGATTTTAGCTTGTTTAGTGCCAGTCTTCAGAAGCAAGTGTCCTCTGATGAGAAGTGTGGCCAGGTCAGTTTCCAAGAAGCATGTAATAATATTTTGGATTCCTACGAGATGTTCAATTTGCAgtcaaaagctgtgaaaagaaaagctcCTGTAGAAAACATAAGCACACAAAATTCTAGGGATTCAGAAGCtatcagaaaaaagacaaatgattCATTTTTGTACACTTACAAATCCGATGGGCCAGCCCATTGTAAAATGGCAGAGTCATCTTTGCAAAATGAAGACAGTGCTTGCTCACAGTCAAGGAACTTAGAACAAGAGACAGCTGGAGCATCAgaattgggagaaaataagaaacataaaaaatcTTGCTTGGAACATAACTCTTCAGAAAATCCATGTGGAACCACTTCAGAAATGTTTGGAAGCCCTTTTCAGACATTATATCACTTTGAGGGGAGTGGAGAAGATCTAGAAATACAGAAAGTAAGTACTACTGTTAATAGCATGGCTGCCAACATCctagaaaataacagaattcagAATCAACCAGAGAGATTTAAAGATGCTACTGAAATGGACTGCCAACCTCTGTCTTTTGAGACAGCATTATCAGGAGAACCTAGTgctcagagagaggaagagaaaagaaaaaaacctagtACTTGTggaagaataaatgtttttcGTTATGGACAAGTTAAATTATGTTCCACTGGCTTCATAACTCATGTGGTACAGAATGAGCAAACTAAATCAACTGAAAcagaacatttatttaaaagttatgcTCAACCTGGTCCTGTGAGTGCCaaagaaacatttagaaataGAACACACCATTCAGTTGAGACTCCCAACAGCAAAGATTTAACCAGCACTTTAAGTAAAGAATTTGCTGAACTACccaacaaaagtctgtacagCACAAATCGAAGTTATGAGCTAGAGAACAAACATACAGCAGCCTGTaaaaattttgctatttttcagGAAAGTGGTAAAAAATCACACACAGGTGGCTTATTACCTAACACAtcctctttttcttggggtggaCATGTTTCAGATGGTAGTAAGAAAACAGACAAGTTGATTGGTCCTGCCGAACCCATACCTCATAAGAAGCTAAGCTTAAGCTCACAACTAGGATCTTTAGAGAAGTTTAAGAGGCAATATGGGAAGGTTAAAAATCCtctgaatactgaagtggagGAAAATAATACTTTAGAAATCACTACCAATCTCAGTCCTCAGGTTGAAGCTGACATTCCatggaaagacaaaaaccacTTAGACAACTCTGACATCTGTGAAATCACTACTATGAAATATAATGATTCCTATAGTAGTTGTCAACCAGTAAATCACatgttttcttcagaaaagcTTCCATTCTCCAAGGAAGATGATTGTTTGGAACAACAGATGCTTTGCTTAACAGAAAGCACTGTAACTCTACAGGAGTTACCTCATTTTAACAGTAAATTTTTGGATGTTGAGAAGTCACCTGAATCACTAGCCTCTAAATTATCCAGATTGAAGGGTTCCGAAAGAGAGACTCAAAGGATGGATGTGAATCATTTTAATGAATTGCTACAATTAGATTCCAGTAGGAAAGATGGTGACTTGTCCAGTGGGTTAACCCTAGATTCttgtaagttatttaaaaatgagcataAAAACCCAGAAAGTGACAATATCCCAATGTCAGACTCTGTCACACAAGGTAATCTCTTCAGTAAAGACAGTGAAACATATTCTAACAACAATACCACTGAGAAGATACCAGAAAATCCTTTGGTACTGCCCTATGACCATGCTACAGTTATCAGTAAGGATTCAGATATTCTTATAGCTTCAAAACAACAGATTGGAAGTCCTGACTCTCTGAGTAGAATGTTAATGAGTCGCGTGGAAGATTCCACAGCTGACCAAAATGGAACTTGTTTTCAGAGTGAGGAATCCATAGCAAGAACTTGTTCTGAAAATGAAGAGTCCAACATATGTTCTTTGGATTGGCAGCAGCATTTTGATGTAACTCTGGGAAGAATGGTTTACATCAACAAACTAACAGGACTTAGCACATTCACTGCTCCTACTGAGGATGTTCAGGCTGCTTGTACTAAAGACCTGACAACTATGGCTGTGGATGTTCTACTGGAGAATG gaTCTCAGTACAGGTGTCATCCCTTTAGAAGCGACcttgttcttcctttccttcctagaGCTCGGGAAGAGAGGACTGTGATGAGACAGAATAACAGAG CTACTGGGGACGATGCCTTTGGTCCTGAATCACTTCAATCTTTGTTCTCAGAATGGGACAATCCAGTATTTGCCCGTTATCCAGAG GTTGCTGTTGACGTAAGCAGCGGCCAAGCTGAGAGCCTAGCAGTTAAAATTCACAACATCTTGTATCCTTATCGTTTCACCAAAGAAATGATTCACTCAATGCAG GTTCTCCAGCAAGTGGATAACAAGTTTATTGCCTGTTTAATGAGCACTAAGACTGAAGAGAATGGTGAGGCAG GTGGAAACCTGCTAGTCTTGGTGGACCAGCACGCTGCCCACGAGCGCATCCGACTGGAGCAGCTGATCATTG ATTCCTATGAGAAGCAACAGCCACAAGGCTTTGGTCGAAAAAAATTACTGTCTTCCATTGTAAGTCCTCCACTAGAGATAACAGTGACAGAAGAACAAAGGAGACTCTTACG GTGTTACCACAAAAATCTGGAAGATCTGGGCCTTGAAATTGTATTTCCAGACACCAGTGATTCACTGGTCCTCATAGGAAAAGTACCACTCTGTTTTGTAGAAAGAGAAGCAAGTGAACTTCGAAGAGGAAGATCTACTGTGACCAAGGGCATTGTGGAG GAGTTTATTCGAGAACAAGTGGAG CTACTCCAGACCACAGGAGGCATCCAAGGGACTTTGCCACTGACTGTCCAGAAGGTGTTGGCATCCCAAGCCTGCCATG GGGCCATTAAGTTTAACGATGGCCTAAGCCTCGAGGAGAGCTGCCGCCTTATTGAAGCGCTGTCCTGGTGCCAGCTGCCGTTCCAGTGTGCTCATGGCAGGCCCTCCATGCTGCCATTAGCTAACATCGACCACTTGGAGCAGGAAAAACAG ACTAAACCCAATCTTGCTAAACTTCGCAGAATGGCTCAAGCCTGGCATCTCTTTGGAAAGGAGAAGGATGTGATGTAG
- the MLH3 gene encoding DNA mismatch repair protein Mlh3 isoform X3 yields MLAGSRVHEPHVYEPHQPPSARPASEAAIISSQKREPLPGILTSFLPAMIKCLSAEVQARLRSGLAVCSLGQCVEELALNSIDAEAKCVAVRVNMETFQVQVIDNGFGMGSDDVDKVGNRYFTSKCNSIQDLENPRFYGFRGEALASIADMASAVEISSKKNKSMKTFVKLFQNGKALKACEADLTRPSAGTTVTVYNLFYQLPVRRKCMDPRLEFEKVRQRIEALSLMHPSISFSLRNDISGSMVLQLPKTKDICSRFCQIYGLGKSQKLREINFKYKEFELTGFISSEAHYNKNMQFLFVNKRLVLRTKLHKLIDFLLRKESIICKPKSGSASRQVNSNPRPRSNPELHGIYVINVQCQFCEYDVCLEPAKTLIEFQNWDTLLICIQEGVKTFLKKEKLFVELSSEDIKEFSEDNDFSLFSASLQKQVSSDEKCGQVSFQEACNNILDSYEMFNLQSKAVKRKAPVENISTQNSRDSEAIRKKTNDSFLYTYKSDGPAHCKMAESSLQNEDSACSQSRNLEQETAGASELGENKKHKKSCLEHNSSENPCGTTSEMFGSPFQTLYHFEGSGEDLEIQKVSTTVNSMAANILENNRIQNQPERFKDATEMDCQPLSFETALSGEPSAQREEEKRKKPSTCGRINVFRYGQVKLCSTGFITHVVQNEQTKSTETEHLFKSYAQPGPVSAKETFRNRTHHSVETPNSKDLTSTLSKEFAELPNKSLYSTNRSYELENKHTAACKNFAIFQESGKKSHTGGLLPNTSSFSWGGHVSDGSKKTDKLIGPAEPIPHKKLSLSSQLGSLEKFKRQYGKVKNPLNTEVEENNTLEITTNLSPQVEADIPWKDKNHLDNSDICEITTMKYNDSYSSCQPVNHMFSSEKLPFSKEDDCLEQQMLCLTESTVTLQELPHFNSKFLDVEKSPESLASKLSRLKGSERETQRMDVNHFNELLQLDSSRKDGDLSSGLTLDSCKLFKNEHKNPESDNIPMSDSVTQGNLFSKDSETYSNNNTTEKIPENPLVLPYDHATVISKDSDILIASKQQIGSPDSLSRMLMSRVEDSTADQNGTCFQSEESIARTCSENEESNICSLDWQQHFDVTLGRMVYINKLTGLSTFTAPTEDVQAACTKDLTTMAVDVLLENGSQYRCHPFRSDLVLPFLPRAREERTVMRQNNRATGDDAFGPESLQSLFSEWDNPVFARYPEVAVDVSSGQAESLAVKIHNILYPYRFTKEMIHSMQVLQQVDNKFIACLMSTKTEENGEAGGNLLVLVDQHAAHERIRLEQLIIDSYEKQQPQGFGRKKLLSSIVSPPLEITVTEEQRRLLRCYHKNLEDLGLEIVFPDTSDSLVLIGKVPLCFVEREASELRRGRSTVTKGIVEEFIREQVELLQTTGGIQGTLPLTVQKVLASQACHGAIKFNDGLSLEESCRLIEALSWCQLPFQCAHGRPSMLPLANIDHLEQEKQTKPNLAKLRRMAQAWHLFGKEKDVM; encoded by the exons ATGCTCGCGGGCTCGCGCGTGCACGAGCCTCACGTGTACGAGCCTCACCAGCCACCGAGCGCGCGCCCGGCGTCCGAGGCG GCAATTATTTCCAGTCAGAAAAGGGAACCACTGCCTGGCATTCTTACCAGCTTTCTACCTGCCATGATCAAATGCTTGTCAGCTGAAGTACAAGCTAGATTGCGTTCTGGTTTGGCTGTATGCTCCTTAGGCCAATGTGTTGAGGAGCTTGCCCTGAACAGTATTGATGCTGAAGCAAAATGTGTGGCTGTCAGGGTGAACATGGAAACCTTTCAAGTTCAAGTGATAGACAATGGATTTGGGATGGGGAGTGATGATGTAGACAAGGTGGGAAATCGTTATTTCACCAGTAAATGCAACTCCATACAGGACTTGGAGAACCCAAGGTTTTATGGTTTCCGGGGGGAGGCGTTGGCCAGTATAGCTGATATGGCCAGTGCTGTGGAAATTTCATCCAAGAAAAACAAGTCGATGAAAACATTTGTGAAACTGTTTCAGAATGGGAAAGCCCTGAAAGCTTGTGAAGCTGACTTAACTCGACCAAGTGCCGGGACGACAGTCACTGTATATAATCTGTTTTATCAGTTACCTGTTAGGAGGAAATGCATGGATCCTAGACTGGAGTTTGAGAAGGTTAGGCAGAGGATAGAAGCTCTGTCACTCATGCAcccttccatttctttctctttgagaaATGATATTTCTGGTTCCATGGTTCTTCAACTCCCTAAAACCAAAGACATATGTTCCCGATTTTGTCAAATTTATGGACTGGGTAAGTCCCAAAAgttaagagaaataaattttaaatataaggaGTTTGAGCTTACTGGCTTTATCAGCTCCGAAGCACATTATAATAAGAATATGCAGTTTTTGTTTGTGAACAAGAGGTTAGTTTTAAGGACAAAGTTGCATAAACTCATTGACTTTTTATTAAGGAAAGAAAGTATTATATGCAAACCAAAGAGTGGTTCTGCCAGTAGGCAAGTGAATTCAAATCCTCGGCCTCGGTCTAATCCGGAACTCCATGGTATCTATGTAATCAATGTGCAGTGCCAGTTCTGTGAGTATGACGTATGCCTGGAGCCAGCAAAAACCCTGATCGAGTTTCAGAACTGGGATActcttttgatttgcattcagGAAGGAGTAAAAacgtttttaaagaaagaaaaattatttgtggAATTATCAAGTGAAGACATTAAGGAATTTAGTGAAGATAATGATTTTAGCTTGTTTAGTGCCAGTCTTCAGAAGCAAGTGTCCTCTGATGAGAAGTGTGGCCAGGTCAGTTTCCAAGAAGCATGTAATAATATTTTGGATTCCTACGAGATGTTCAATTTGCAgtcaaaagctgtgaaaagaaaagctcCTGTAGAAAACATAAGCACACAAAATTCTAGGGATTCAGAAGCtatcagaaaaaagacaaatgattCATTTTTGTACACTTACAAATCCGATGGGCCAGCCCATTGTAAAATGGCAGAGTCATCTTTGCAAAATGAAGACAGTGCTTGCTCACAGTCAAGGAACTTAGAACAAGAGACAGCTGGAGCATCAgaattgggagaaaataagaaacataaaaaatcTTGCTTGGAACATAACTCTTCAGAAAATCCATGTGGAACCACTTCAGAAATGTTTGGAAGCCCTTTTCAGACATTATATCACTTTGAGGGGAGTGGAGAAGATCTAGAAATACAGAAAGTAAGTACTACTGTTAATAGCATGGCTGCCAACATCctagaaaataacagaattcagAATCAACCAGAGAGATTTAAAGATGCTACTGAAATGGACTGCCAACCTCTGTCTTTTGAGACAGCATTATCAGGAGAACCTAGTgctcagagagaggaagagaaaagaaaaaaacctagtACTTGTggaagaataaatgtttttcGTTATGGACAAGTTAAATTATGTTCCACTGGCTTCATAACTCATGTGGTACAGAATGAGCAAACTAAATCAACTGAAAcagaacatttatttaaaagttatgcTCAACCTGGTCCTGTGAGTGCCaaagaaacatttagaaataGAACACACCATTCAGTTGAGACTCCCAACAGCAAAGATTTAACCAGCACTTTAAGTAAAGAATTTGCTGAACTACccaacaaaagtctgtacagCACAAATCGAAGTTATGAGCTAGAGAACAAACATACAGCAGCCTGTaaaaattttgctatttttcagGAAAGTGGTAAAAAATCACACACAGGTGGCTTATTACCTAACACAtcctctttttcttggggtggaCATGTTTCAGATGGTAGTAAGAAAACAGACAAGTTGATTGGTCCTGCCGAACCCATACCTCATAAGAAGCTAAGCTTAAGCTCACAACTAGGATCTTTAGAGAAGTTTAAGAGGCAATATGGGAAGGTTAAAAATCCtctgaatactgaagtggagGAAAATAATACTTTAGAAATCACTACCAATCTCAGTCCTCAGGTTGAAGCTGACATTCCatggaaagacaaaaaccacTTAGACAACTCTGACATCTGTGAAATCACTACTATGAAATATAATGATTCCTATAGTAGTTGTCAACCAGTAAATCACatgttttcttcagaaaagcTTCCATTCTCCAAGGAAGATGATTGTTTGGAACAACAGATGCTTTGCTTAACAGAAAGCACTGTAACTCTACAGGAGTTACCTCATTTTAACAGTAAATTTTTGGATGTTGAGAAGTCACCTGAATCACTAGCCTCTAAATTATCCAGATTGAAGGGTTCCGAAAGAGAGACTCAAAGGATGGATGTGAATCATTTTAATGAATTGCTACAATTAGATTCCAGTAGGAAAGATGGTGACTTGTCCAGTGGGTTAACCCTAGATTCttgtaagttatttaaaaatgagcataAAAACCCAGAAAGTGACAATATCCCAATGTCAGACTCTGTCACACAAGGTAATCTCTTCAGTAAAGACAGTGAAACATATTCTAACAACAATACCACTGAGAAGATACCAGAAAATCCTTTGGTACTGCCCTATGACCATGCTACAGTTATCAGTAAGGATTCAGATATTCTTATAGCTTCAAAACAACAGATTGGAAGTCCTGACTCTCTGAGTAGAATGTTAATGAGTCGCGTGGAAGATTCCACAGCTGACCAAAATGGAACTTGTTTTCAGAGTGAGGAATCCATAGCAAGAACTTGTTCTGAAAATGAAGAGTCCAACATATGTTCTTTGGATTGGCAGCAGCATTTTGATGTAACTCTGGGAAGAATGGTTTACATCAACAAACTAACAGGACTTAGCACATTCACTGCTCCTACTGAGGATGTTCAGGCTGCTTGTACTAAAGACCTGACAACTATGGCTGTGGATGTTCTACTGGAGAATG gaTCTCAGTACAGGTGTCATCCCTTTAGAAGCGACcttgttcttcctttccttcctagaGCTCGGGAAGAGAGGACTGTGATGAGACAGAATAACAGAG CTACTGGGGACGATGCCTTTGGTCCTGAATCACTTCAATCTTTGTTCTCAGAATGGGACAATCCAGTATTTGCCCGTTATCCAGAG GTTGCTGTTGACGTAAGCAGCGGCCAAGCTGAGAGCCTAGCAGTTAAAATTCACAACATCTTGTATCCTTATCGTTTCACCAAAGAAATGATTCACTCAATGCAG GTTCTCCAGCAAGTGGATAACAAGTTTATTGCCTGTTTAATGAGCACTAAGACTGAAGAGAATGGTGAGGCAG GTGGAAACCTGCTAGTCTTGGTGGACCAGCACGCTGCCCACGAGCGCATCCGACTGGAGCAGCTGATCATTG ATTCCTATGAGAAGCAACAGCCACAAGGCTTTGGTCGAAAAAAATTACTGTCTTCCATTGTAAGTCCTCCACTAGAGATAACAGTGACAGAAGAACAAAGGAGACTCTTACG GTGTTACCACAAAAATCTGGAAGATCTGGGCCTTGAAATTGTATTTCCAGACACCAGTGATTCACTGGTCCTCATAGGAAAAGTACCACTCTGTTTTGTAGAAAGAGAAGCAAGTGAACTTCGAAGAGGAAGATCTACTGTGACCAAGGGCATTGTGGAG GAGTTTATTCGAGAACAAGTGGAG CTACTCCAGACCACAGGAGGCATCCAAGGGACTTTGCCACTGACTGTCCAGAAGGTGTTGGCATCCCAAGCCTGCCATG GGGCCATTAAGTTTAACGATGGCCTAAGCCTCGAGGAGAGCTGCCGCCTTATTGAAGCGCTGTCCTGGTGCCAGCTGCCGTTCCAGTGTGCTCATGGCAGGCCCTCCATGCTGCCATTAGCTAACATCGACCACTTGGAGCAGGAAAAACAG ACTAAACCCAATCTTGCTAAACTTCGCAGAATGGCTCAAGCCTGGCATCTCTTTGGAAAGGAGAAGGATGTGATGTAG